The stretch of DNA TCCCGGAATGGCGGAGTGGGTTCGAGATCCGTCGGCGGGACACAACTCAGCGCTCAATGTCCAATGGTCTCGCCGGTTCTCGTCATGAAACCGGCGGCCGCGTCCGCGACAGGGGCTCAGGCGTCCGACTTGCGCGGCCGGCCGCGGCGGGCCGGGGTGGCGGGCTCGGCCTTCGTCTCGGCCTGGGCCCGCTGGGCCGCGGCGCGCTCGCGCCGGATCTGGCCGAGGCCGAGGCTCTTGGCGAGTTCGGAGCGCTGGGCCGCGTAGCTCGCCGCCACCATCGGGTAGTCGAAGGGCAGGCCGAACTTCTGGCGGTACTCGTCCGGCGTGTAGCCGCGGGTGGTGAGGTGCCGCTTCAGGCTCTTGTACTGCTTGCCGTCGAGAAAGCTCGTGATGTGGTCCGGCGTCACGGATTTCCGGATCTGGGCGGACGTGACCTTGTGGTCCTCCACCGGCTCCGGCGCCGGCTGGTCGAGGCCGACCAGCGTTGCGTGTATCGATGCAATCAGGCCGGGCAGATCTGCGACCGGAACGTTATTGTTCGAGACGTAGGCGCCGACGATGTCGCTCGTCAGCTCGATCATCGGAGAGGTGAGGGAGACTGCGTCGTCCATTTTTTTCTTCCAAAAATACCAACCCGTCCTGTGATGGGCGCCCGCCGTGCCAGGGTCAACCGGCACAACCGATGAACCCTCCGATAAAAGCGGCCGGCCGCCCGATTTCATGGGGATTAAGCTTGCAAAGACCGGAAACACCAGGTTTCGCCCGGGTCGGAACAAATGAAATGGCAAGATTGCGTCGGCCCCGGACGGTCCGTCGGCACGGGCGCCCGCGTTCCGTACGGCCGCGCTCGAACCGGA from Methylobacterium aquaticum encodes:
- a CDS encoding MucR family transcriptional regulator, encoding MDDAVSLTSPMIELTSDIVGAYVSNNNVPVADLPGLIASIHATLVGLDQPAPEPVEDHKVTSAQIRKSVTPDHITSFLDGKQYKSLKRHLTTRGYTPDEYRQKFGLPFDYPMVAASYAAQRSELAKSLGLGQIRRERAAAQRAQAETKAEPATPARRGRPRKSDA